In Anopheles gambiae chromosome 2, idAnoGambNW_F1_1, whole genome shotgun sequence, a single window of DNA contains:
- the LOC1274115 gene encoding lysophospholipase-like protein 1, translating to MRLIEKVFNPTGKKHAGTLIFFHGSGDTGNGLTEWIRFLLGRDMEFPHIKVIIPTAPVQPYTPMGGENSNVWFNRKRIEMDCPEIRTSLASIYDTVNEMLVRELAAGVPLNRIVVGGFSMGGALAMHAGYHLNRDLGGVFAISSFLNTGSIVYDSLEGVAQDEHLPELLMMHGERDTLVPPEWGQTTFDELAKLGVRGQFVPHRTALHEIKRDQLVRVIDFVQKIIPEPEDNVFETPAPDTTKVSKKGKL from the exons ATGCGATTGATAGAGAAGGTGTTTAATCCGACGGGCAAGAAACATGCTGGCACGTTGATCTTCTTTCATGGTTCTG GCGACACTGGCAATGGATTGACGGAATGGATTCGGTTTCTGCTGGGCCGGGATATGGAGTTTCCCCACATCAAGGTGATCATCCCGACCGCACCGGTACAACCGTACACCCCGATGGGGGGCGAAAACTCGAACGTGTGGTTCAACCGGAAGCGCATTGAGATGGACTGCCCGGAAATACGGACGTCGCTTGCCTCGATCTACGACACGGTGAACGAAATGCTGGTGCGCGAGCTGGCTGCCGGCGTGCCGCTGAACCGGATCGTCGTCGGCGGTTTCTCGATGGGCGGCGCACTGGCCATGCACGCCGGCTACCATCTGAATCGCGATTTGGGCGGTGTGTTTGCCATTTCGTCATTCCTGAACACCGGAAGTATCGTGTACGATTCGCTGGAAGGTGTTGCGCAGGACGAGCACCTGCCGGAGCTGCTGATGATGCACGGCGAGCGGGACACGCTGGTACCGCCGGAATGGGGACAGACCACGTTCGATGAGCTGGCCAAGCTGGGTGTGCGTGGTCAGTTCGTACCGCATCGTACCGCGCTGCACGAAATCAAGCGCGATCAGCTGGTGCGCGTTATCGACTTTGTGCAGAAGATTATTCCGGAACCGGAGGACAACGTATTCGAAACACCGGCACCCGACACAACGAAGGTcagcaaaaagggaaagctATGA
- the LOC1274116 gene encoding protein bride of sevenless, with amino-acid sequence MIMAPGKWWHWSTRRAYIACLIGIVLTLCQTIPHAKGQRDNGSLVVVQALPPSYFSVTTPTATEPLLRHKASTEPAELSEESFTSESSFLSSEDVSSSNNSQPDHPNSSSETSSSSQEMEGLSAQSAEDAQQSMVVTAASNNQYETSSNTSPKLLAEPTEDHLIGNVTTRPMVTNATTTTTPASIAEDTTESESTESNCTGRPFIDLARTGNLERYRHQRTFAPVPTIRAGRSQRTSEPQVQLLSARSGAGQELPPASGENEDVELHAAQYGYRMYRLEGELMLTMMMETDDFGATLLAIDRINDLRLLASGGDASIGLNIIHLLNISLSQRTLQQEVNILKECSTNTIGIFVSPRLWPSVRLLSETLDYNIFPLPSTNDALFTKAAHLLYELPWTNGNSSAMVYSGSNELSTRFNAICRHEHLCLENYPSSDTIYIQLGLEPAISFAINGTLVLVLTAHDRLYLPDLPVGAYVIAEAELNVASLGHSWERYGTSIRGSELLVTGGLLLEVIDLLNRPGSDCRNASIECMNNWKYHAKRSSTEVLNHLQLKNATQSIKFELRQKRTIVHVRANDTEPAATADADPAATELKLVASSNAITNYTTVYGRLATSPDAPSKLGTIFYCAKEFEIRHPDFIERHHRPPVYYGTSTDAEEYGDMYWQLKMEAWVAAGLTVSSLGILLCAAILIFLIVRVCMDDILEGHPLGSILLLISLILQFAAFIPFSLEYTGYTTDLAGHRTDTMLTWNAHCTVKIFLVSMCYCMTFSLLLCRAIMLASIGSEGGFLSHINGYIQSVICGFSTLVQLGLSTQLVIVLHANARSISCGEIYYGHWFWAVIAYDGVLLVSLIFLAPFIFRSQRNYREGLLLVTGSVLCLVIWTVWIPLCMFGYEWREAAISLGMVATALAVLVGIMIPRCFLMVRSIARSDLVQALPSLTSLAFAQANQFISDQSVYECVNPAMRQRSPTDDSFVMDQDLDEAYSANSEIPTLPLRGQRRLRQENGTITMSTSNGTIGGNHNGTLVSPMDRPVGNVTHIAPNFYGISNPYSCSDSITSISPNKITRF; translated from the exons aTGATAATGGCGCCAGGAAAATGGTGGCACTGGAGCACACGCCGTGCCTACATTGCGTGTCTTATCG GTATTGTACTCACCCTGTGTCAAACGATACCACACGCCAAAGGTCAAAGGGATAATGGttcgctggtggtggtgcaagcGTTACCACCATCGTACTTTAGCGTTACAACGCCTACTGCAACGGAACCGTTGCTGCGACACAAGGCATCGACCGAGCCCGCAGAGCTGTCGGAAGAAAGTTTCACCTCGGAAAGTAGCTTCCTGTCGAGCGAAGATGTCTCCAGCTCCAATAACTCACAGCCGGATCATCCAAACAGTTCGAGTGAAACTTCTTCCAGCTCACAAGAAATGGAAGGGTTAAGTGCTCAAAGCGCAGAAGACGCTCAACAATCGATGGTAGTTACAGCTGCCAGTAACAATCAGTATGAAACGAGTTCAAACACTTCACCAAAGCTGCTGGCGGAACCGACGGAAGATCATCTCATTGGAAATGTCACCACCCGTCCAATGGTAActaacgcaacaacaacaacaacaccagcatCGATTGCAGAGGATACAACAGAGTCCGAAAGCACGGAAAGCAACTGTACCGGCCGTCCATTCATAGACCTGGCTCGCACTGGCAATTTGGAGCGCTATCGGCATCAGCGGACGTTTGCACCGGTACCAACGATACGGGCGGGAAGGAGCCAGCGTACATCGGAGCCCCAGGTACAGCTGCTCAGTGCAAGAAGTGGCGCTGGACAGGAGCTACCTCCGGCGAGCGGTGAGAATGAGGACGTGGAGCTACATGCAGCACAGTACGGCTACCGGATGTATCGGCTCGAAGGTGAACTGATgctaacgatgatgatggagaCGGATGATTTTGGGGCAACGCTGCTAGCGATCGATCGCATCAATGACCTTCGACTGTTGGCCAGCGGGGGAGACGCTAGTATAG GTTTGAACATCATTCACCTCCTCAACATCTCCCTCAGCCAGCGAACGCTCCAGCAGGAAGTGAACATCCTTAAGGAGTGTTCCACCAACACGATCGGCATCTTCGTCAGCCCGCGGCTCTGGCCCTCGGTGCGGCTGCTGTCCGAAACGCTGGATTACAACATCTTCCCGCTTCCGTCGACGAACGATGCCCTGTTCACCAAAGCGGCACACCTGCTGTACGAGCTGCCCTGGACGAACGGCAACTCGTCCGCCATGGTGTACTCGGGCTCGAACGAGCTGTCCACCCGCTTCAATGCCATCTGCCGGCACGAGCATCTCTGTCTCGAGAACTACCCCAGCAGCGACACCATCTACATCCAGCTGGGCCTGGAACCGGCCATCAGCTTTGCCATCAACGGTACGCTTGTGCTCGTCCTCACCGCGCACGATCGTTTGTATCTTCCTG ATCTTCCTGTTGGTGCTTACGTGATTGCGGAAGCAGAGCTGAATGTGGCCTCGCTCGGCCACTCCTGGGAACGGTACGGCACCAGCATCCGCGGCTCGGAACTGCTCGTCACTGGCGGGCTGTTGCTGGAGGTGATCGATCTGCTGAACCGCCCCGGAAGCGACTGTCGCAATGCCAGCATCGAGTGTATGAACAATTGGAAGTATCATGCGAAACGATCAAGCACGGAGGTACTCAACCATCTCCAGCtgaagaatgccacccagtcgATTAAGTTCGAGCTGCGGCAGAAACGAACCATCGTGCACGTTCGTGCAAACGATACCGAGCCAGCAGCCACCGCCGATGCGGATCCAGCCGCGACCGAGCTGAAGTTAGTCGCCAGCTCGAACGCGATCACCAACTACACGACCGTGTACGGGCGGCTAGCGACCAGCCCGGACGCACCGTCGAAGCTCGGCACGATCTTTTACTGCGCGAAAGAGTTCGAAATACGCCATCCGGATTTCATCGAGCGACACCATCGGCCCCCTGTGTACTACGGCACGTCCACCGACGCGGAGGAGTACGGCGACATGTACTGGCAGCTCAAGATGGAGGCGTGGGTTGCGGCCGGCCTTACCGTATCGTCGCTGGGCATACTGCTCTGCGCCGCGATACTGATCTTTCTGATCGTGCGCGTCTGCATGGACGACATCCTGGAGGGGCACCCGCTCGGTAGCATTTTGCTGCTGATAAGCTTGATACTGCAGTTTGCCGCCTTCATACCGTTCAGCCTGGAGTACACGGGCTACACGACGGATCTGGCGGGCCATCGGACGGACACGATGCTGACCTGGAACGCGCACTGCACGGTGAAGATCTTCCTCGTGTCCATGTGCTACTGCATGACGttctcgctgctgctgtgccgtGCGATCATGCTCGCCTCGATCGGCAGCGAGGGTGGCTTCCTGTCGCACATCAATGGCTACATCCAGAGCGTCATCTGCGGCTTCAGCACGCTGGTGCAGCTCGGGCTGTCCACGCAGCTCGTGATCGTGCTACACGCGAACGCACGCAGCATCTCCTGCGGCGAGATTTACTACGGCCACTGGTTCTGGGCGGTGATTGCGTACGacggtgtgctgctggtgtcGCTCATCTTCCTTGCGCCGTTCATTTTCCGCTCGCAGCGCAACTACCGGGAGGGGCTGCTGCTCGTCACGGGATCGGTGCTGTGTTTGGTTATCTGGACGGTTTGGATTCCGCTGTGCATGTTCGGGTACGAATGGCGGGAAGCGGCCATTTCACTCGGCATGGTTGCCACTGCGCTGGCCGTGCTGGTGGGCATCATGATACCGCGCTGCTTCCTGATGGTGCGCAGCATCGCACGATCGGATCTGGTGCAGGCGCTACCCTCGCTCACGTCGCTCGCCTTTGCCCAAGCAAATCAGTTCATTTCGGACCAG aGTGTCTATGAATGCGTCAATCCGGCAATGCGCCAACGATCACCCACGGACGATAGTTTCGTGATGGATCAGGACCTCGACGAGGCGTACTCGGCAAACAGCGAAATTCCAACGCTACCACTGCGGGGCCAGCGACGCTTACGGCAGGAAAATGGCACCATTACCATGAGCACCAGCAATGGCACGATTGGCGGCAATCATAATGGCACGCTCGTATCACCGATGGATCGACCGGTGGGCAACGTGACCCACATAGCACCCAACTTTTACGGCATCTCCAATCCGTACAGCTGTTCTGACTCGATCACATCCATTTCGCCGAACAAAATTACCCGATTCTAG